The sequence below is a genomic window from Vicinamibacteria bacterium.
GGATAGATGAAGAGACACTTCTCGACGGAGTGATTGGAGGCTGCTAATGAAATTCCGAGCCGTGATCGTCGTCCTCCTCGCGACTGTCTCTCCCGCGCGGGCCGCACCGGACGAGGACGAGACCGGAGCGATCGAGGTTCGCTCCACTCCTCCGGGCGCGAGTGTGTATATCGAGGGCTTTTTCTCTGGAACGACTCCTGCCGTCGTTGCCGGCGTCCCGGCGGGCTCCTACCGCATCGTAATCAAGCACGATGGGCTCGGCGATTTCGCCGAGGACATCGTCGTCGAGAACCAGAGCACGGCGGTCGTCGCCGCGACGCTTCCCAGGAGCGGCTACCGCTCGCCCGTCCGTGAAGACGGGGACTACACCGGCGTCGTTGGCAAAGACACGAGGAAGCCCTACGAGAAAGCAAAAAGCCAGAAGAAGCTTAGCGAGTATCGAGTGCTCGAGATCGGAAACTTCCTGGTGAAGAGCGAAGATCCGCTCGAGCCCGAGCTCCAGTACACCGTGTCGATGGGTCTCTTTGGTGGAAGCAGCTCCGGAGCCATGAAGGAGATCGGCGAGGACATCGCCAAGGCGATCG
It includes:
- a CDS encoding PEGA domain-containing protein; protein product: MKFRAVIVVLLATVSPARAAPDEDETGAIEVRSTPPGASVYIEGFFSGTTPAVVAGVPAGSYRIVIKHDGLGDFAEDIVVENQSTAVVAATLPRSGYRSPVREDGDYTGVVGKDTRKPYEKAKSQKKLSEYRVLEIGNFLVKSEDPLEPELQYTVSMGLFGGSSSGAMKEIGEDIAKAIEGSW